GAAGTTGTACTCCACCGTCCGCTCCCGTCAGCGCGCGAGCGCTGCGTTGATCTTGTCGATCACGGCCTGCGCCGCGCCTTCGACGGGCAACAGCGTCGCTTCCGCGTCGCGGCGCCCCTGATACTCGATCTTGCCGTCCTTCAGGCCACGGTCGCCGATCACCAGACGATGCGGCACGCCGATCAGTTCCCAGTCCGCGAACATCACGCCCGGACGCTCGCCGCGATCGTCGAGAATCACGTCGATGCCCGCTGCCGTCAGCTCGTCGTGCAGCTTGTCAGCCTGCTCGCGCACGGCGTCGCTGCGGTCGTAGCCCATGGGGCACAGCACGACTTCGAACGGCGCGATCGATTCCGGCCAGATGATGCCCTTGTCGTCGAAGTTCTGCTCGATCGCCGCGCCGAGAATACGCGTGACACCGATGCCGTAGCAGCCCATCTGCATCGGCTGCGGTTTGCCGGATTCGTCGAGGCACGTCGCGTTCATCGCTTCCGAATACTTGGTGCCAAGCTGGAACACGTGGCCGACTTCGATGCCGCGGCAGATGTCGATCACGCCCTTGCCGTCCGGCGACGGATCGCCCTTCTTCACGTTGCGGATGTCCGCGACGACGGGTTCGGGCAGATCGCGGCCCCAGTTGACGCCTGTGGTGTGGAAATCGACTTCGTTCGTGCCGACCACGAAATCGCTCATGTTCGCGACCGTGCGGTCCGCGATCACCTTGATCGGCTTCTTGGTGTTCATCGGCCCGAGGTAGCCCGGCGGCGTGCCGAACCACGCGACGATTTCTTCTTCCGTCGCGAAGCGGAACTCGGCGAGACCAGGCAGCTTGTTGACCTTGATCTCGTTCAGATCATGGTCGCCGCGCAGCATCAGCAGCCAGATGGTCGGCTCGGCGCTTTCGTTTTCGGTGGCGAGGATGATCGACTTGATGGTCTTTTCGAGCGGAATGTCGAGATATTCGGCGACGGCTTCGCACTTGGCCTTGCCCGGTGTCGGCGTCTTCTTGAGTTCTTCCTTCGGCGCGGCGCGTTCCGCGATCAGCGGCAACGCTTCAGCCGCTTCGACGTTGGACGCGAAGTCCGACGTCGGGCAGTAAGCGATGTCGTCTTCGCCCGTATCGGCGATCACGTGGAATTCGTGCGAGCCGCTGCCGCCGATCGAGCCGTTGTCCGCCGCGACCGCGCGGAAATCGAGACCGAGGCGCGTGAAAATGCGCACATAAGCGTCGTACATCTTGCGATACGACTCTTTCAGGCCGTCCGCGTCCTTATCGAACGAATACGCGTCCTTCATGATGAATTCACGGCCGCGCATCACGCCGAAACGCGGACGGATTTCGTCGCGGAACTTCGTCTGGATCTGATAGAAGTTCACGGGCAACTGACGGTAGCTCTTGATCTGGTTGCGCGCGATATCCGTCACGACTTCTTCGTGCGTCGGTCCAATCACGAAGTCAGTCTGCTTGCGATCCTTGAAGCGCAGCAGTTCGGGACCATATTTTTCCCAGCGGCCCGATTCCTGCCACAGCTCCGCCGGCTGCACAGCCGGCATCAGCAGTTCGATCCCGCCTGCCCGGTTCATTTCCTCGCGCACGATCGCTTCTACCTTGCGGATCGAGCGCAGGCCAATTGGCAGATAGTTGTAGATGCCGCCAGCGACGCGCCGGATCATGCCGGCACGCACCATGAGCTTGTGACTGACGATTTCCGCGTCGGCGGGCGCTTCCTTCAGGGTGCCAATAAAGAATCGGGAGGCTTTCATTCAGAATTTTCCAAAAGCGGCGGACCAAAGGGGCCGCCCGAAAGGGTAAGACGATGAGTTCGCGCGCCTGAGCGCCTGGTCATACCGGCGCACGCTTGTGACAGGCCGAACAGCGATTGTCGCATGCGCGGGCACTTGTCCGACGACGCGCCAAAAGCGCCGGAAAGCGGCTTTCGAGGCTCCGGACGAGGCTTGTTGCGGGCAA
The DNA window shown above is from Paraburkholderia sp. PGU19 and carries:
- a CDS encoding proline--tRNA ligase yields the protein MKASRFFIGTLKEAPADAEIVSHKLMVRAGMIRRVAGGIYNYLPIGLRSIRKVEAIVREEMNRAGGIELLMPAVQPAELWQESGRWEKYGPELLRFKDRKQTDFVIGPTHEEVVTDIARNQIKSYRQLPVNFYQIQTKFRDEIRPRFGVMRGREFIMKDAYSFDKDADGLKESYRKMYDAYVRIFTRLGLDFRAVAADNGSIGGSGSHEFHVIADTGEDDIAYCPTSDFASNVEAAEALPLIAERAAPKEELKKTPTPGKAKCEAVAEYLDIPLEKTIKSIILATENESAEPTIWLLMLRGDHDLNEIKVNKLPGLAEFRFATEEEIVAWFGTPPGYLGPMNTKKPIKVIADRTVANMSDFVVGTNEVDFHTTGVNWGRDLPEPVVADIRNVKKGDPSPDGKGVIDICRGIEVGHVFQLGTKYSEAMNATCLDESGKPQPMQMGCYGIGVTRILGAAIEQNFDDKGIIWPESIAPFEVVLCPMGYDRSDAVREQADKLHDELTAAGIDVILDDRGERPGVMFADWELIGVPHRLVIGDRGLKDGKIEYQGRRDAEATLLPVEGAAQAVIDKINAALAR